Proteins encoded within one genomic window of Corvus hawaiiensis isolate bCorHaw1 chromosome 9, bCorHaw1.pri.cur, whole genome shotgun sequence:
- the LOC125330121 gene encoding dimethylaniline monooxygenase [N-oxide-forming] 2-like isoform X4, giving the protein MSRRKTKSDVALTPAHCLLQASMVQRVAVIGAGVGGLVSVKCCLDEGLEPICFESSEDIGGIWRYTDSTDDSRVSVYRSIITNTSKEMSCFSDFPYPEDFPSYLPHSLVLEYFRMYAQHFDLLRHIRFQTTVLSVSKRPDFTTSGQWEVVTETGSVRESHVFDAVMVCTGHYQEPYLPLASFPGTESRFKGQHLHSREYRDVEAFRGKRVLVVGIGNTGGDLSVELSRVAAKVFLSTRSNTWVISRVSDHGFPCDMVSTTRFNHFLDWLLPSALTRRIRFRKFNSWFNHTNYGLASSKSSKFKIIINEELPFCLLSGTVVLKPNVKEFTENSAVFEDGTTEENIDVVLFATGYNFSFPFLEESVRSIIDNNRSLYKCVFPPQLEKPTLAIIGLIQLTGSIMVGSEMQARWVTGVFAGWNKLPPPSRMMADVLKRKPPVKRNPSERENLKMSFISYTDEIAACAGVKPSVLRLLLTDPQLALAVFFGPCSPYQFRLVGRGKWSGARAAILTQWQRTLKPLRSRVVDDNSDSSSGWHWMCLLALPAALTAGFLFSKYPQPGWSPWAGPQL; this is encoded by the exons TTGCTCTCACACCAGcccactgcctgctgcaggcCAGCATGGTCCAGCGTGTGGCCGTGATCGGGGCAGGGGTCGGGGGCTTGGTTTCTGTCAAGTGCTGCTTggatgaggggctggagcccatCTGCTTCGAGAGCAGCGAGGACATCGGCGGCATCTGGCGCTACACG GACTCCACGGATGATAGCAGAGTCAGTGTGTACCGCTCAATCATTACCAACACCTCTAAGGAGATGTCCTGCTTCAGCGACTTCCCCTACCCGGAGGATTTTCCCAGTTACCTGCCTCACAGCCTCGTCCTGGAATACTTCAGGATGTATGCCCAGCACTTCGACCTCCTGCGGCACATACGCTTCCAG ACAACAGTTCTCAGTGTGAGCAAGCGCCCAGATTTCACCACCTCAGGCCAGTGGGAGGTGGTCACCGAGACCGGCAGTGTCCGTGAGTCCCATGTCTTCGATGCCGTCATGGTTTGCACCGGCCATTACCAGGAGCCCTACTTGCCATTGGCTTCTTTCCCAG GCACTGAAAGTCGCTTCAAAGGCCAGCACCTCCACAGCCGGGAATACAGAGATGTGGAGGCTTTCCGAGGAAAAAGGGTCCTCGTGGTCGGCATTGGCAACACTGGTGGTGACCTCTCTGTGGAGCTGAGCCGTGTGGCTGCCAAG GTGTTCCTCAGCACCAGGAGCAACACATGGGTCATCAGCCGGGTCTCGGACCATGGCTTCCCCTGTGACATGGTCAGCACCACCCGCTTCAACCACTTCCTGGACTGGCTTCTTCCATCAGCCCTCACAAGGAGGATCAGGTTTCGGAAGTTCAATTCATGGTTCAACCACACAAACTATGGCTTGGCTTCCAGCAAAAg ctcCAAATTTAAGATAATTATCAATGAAGAGCTGCCATTCTGTCTCCTCTCTGGGACTGTGGTGTTGAAGCCAAACGTGAAGGAGTTCACTGAAAACTCTGCTGTTTTTGAAGATGGGACAACCGAAGAAAACATCGACGTGGTGCTCTTTGCCACGGGTTACAacttttcatttcccttcctcGAAGAGTCTGTTCGCAGCATCATTGACAATAACCGTTCCCTCTACAAATGCGtcttccctccccagctggaaaagcccACGCTGGCCATCATTGGCTTGATCCAGCTGACCGGCTCAATTATGGTGGGATCAGAAATGCAGGCTCGCTGGGTGACAGGAGTCTTTGCAG GCTGGAACAAGCTGCCTCCCCCCAGCAGGATGATGGCTGATGTTTTGAAGAGGAAGCCACCAGTCAAAAG GAATCCATCCGAGAGGGAAAACCTGAAGATGAGTTTTATCAGCTACACAGACGAAATCGCTGCATGTGCTGGTGTAAAGCCCAGCGTGTTGAGGCTGCTCCTGACAGACCCCCAGCTGGCCCTGGCCGTCTTTTTTGGGCCCTGCTCACCCTACCAGTTCCGGCTGGTGGGACGGGGCAAGTGGAGCGGGGCCAGAGCTGCCATCCTGACTCAGTGGCAGCGCACACTGAAGCCCTTGAGAAGTCGGGTGGTGGATGACAATTCTGACAGCTCAtctggctggcactggatgtgcctcctggctctgccagcagctctcacagcaggttttctcttttctaaatacccccagccaggctggagccccTGGGCAGGTCCCCAGCTGTAG